Proteins co-encoded in one Montipora capricornis isolate CH-2021 chromosome 12, ASM3666992v2, whole genome shotgun sequence genomic window:
- the LOC138027925 gene encoding tubulin alpha-1 chain-like: MRECISVHVGQAGVQIGNACWELYCLEHGIQPDGQMPSDKTIGGGDDSFNTFFSETGAGKHVPRAVFVDLEPTVVDEVRTGTYRQLFHPEQLMTGKEDAANNYARGHYTVGKEMIDIVLDRIRKLADQCTGLQGFLIFHSFGGGTGSGFTSLLMERLSVDYGKKSKLEFAIYPAPQIATAVVEPYNSILTTHTTLEHSDCAFMVDNEAIYDICRRNLDIERPTYTNLNRLIGQIVSSITASLRFDGALNVDLTEFQTNLVPYPRIHFPLATYAPVISAEKAYHEQITVAKITNACFEPSNQMVKCDPRHGKYMACCLLFRGDVVPKDVNAAIATIKTKSTIHFVNWCPTGFKVGINYQPPTVVPGGDLAKVQRAVCMLSNTTAIAEAWARLDHKFDLMYAKRAFVHWYVGEGMEEGEFSEAREDLAALEKDYEEVGVDFVYTEGEEEEGDEY, encoded by the exons TGTTGGCCAAGCGGGAGTTCAGATTGGAAACGCTTGTTGGGAGTTGTACTGTTTGGAACATGGAATTCAACCTGATGGCCAGATGCCGAGCGACAAGACCATCGGCGGTGGAGATGATTCGTTCAACACGTTTTTCAGCGAAACTGGAGCGGGAAAGCATGTGCCTCGCGCCGTGTTCGTTGACCTAGAACCAACTGTCGTTG ATGAGGTCCGTACTGGTACATACAGACAGCTGTTCCACCCAGAACAGTTGATGACTGGTAAAGAAGATGCTGCTAACAACTATGCTCGAGGGCATTACACAGTTGGAAAGGAAATGATTGACATAGTCCTTGACAGGATCCGAAAGTTG GCTGACCAGTGCACCGGCCTTCAAGGATTTCTCATCTTCCATTCCTTTGGTGGTGGAACTGGCTCTGGTTTTACATCTCTGCTTATGGAACGTCTGTCTGTTGACTACGGCAAGAAATCCAAATTGGAGTTTGCTATCTACCCAGCACCTCAGATTGCTACAGCTGTAGTAGAACCATACAACTCCATTCTGACCACTCACACCACCTTGGAACACTCTGACTGCGCCTTCATGGTCGACAATGAAGCCATCTATGACATTTGCCGTCGTAACTTGGACATTGAGAGGCCAACTTACACCAACTTGAACCGCCTGATTGGTCAGATTGTGTCATCCATCACTGCTTCACTGCGGTTTGATGGTGCACTTAACGTTGACTTAACTGAGTTTCAG ACCAACTTGGTGCCCTACCCCCGTATTCACTTTCCATTGGCTACTTATGCTCCTGTCATCTCTGCTGAGAAGGCCTACCATGAGCAGATCACAGTTGCTAAAATAACCAATGCTTGTTTTGAGCCATCCAATCAGATGGTGAAATGTGACCCTCGTCATGGCAAATACATGGCTTGCTGTCTGCTGTTCCGTGGTGATGTGGTACCAAAGGATGTGAATGCTGCTATTGCCACAATCAAGACCAAAAGTACCATTCACTTTGTGAACTGGTGCCCAACTGGCTTCAAG GTTGGAATTAACTACCAGCCTCCCACAGTTGTCCCCGGTGGAGACTTGGCCAAAGTTCAACGTGCTGTGTGTATGTTAAGTAACACAACAGCTATCGCAGAGGCCTGGGCACGATTGGATCACAAGTTTGATCTAATGTACGCAAAGCGTGCGTTTGTCCACTGGTACGTGGGTGAGGGTATGGAAGAAGGAGAGTTCTCTGAAGCTCGTGAAGATTTGGCTGCACTGGAGAAGGATTATGAAGAAGTTGGCGTTGATTTTGTTTATACTGAAGGAGAGGAGGAAGAAGGAGACGAGTACTAG
- the LOC138027468 gene encoding uncharacterized protein — MADDESRIRLSRSFYISMLSRIRRRRRLLQTTVMNLVSRRRHILSICILLQVALIQRNDVIEPIRSCRRLLRNSGWWDTVWKYYSEARCKKTFRVTRGTFVYILSRIRQQLERQTVTEDPIFPELRLAICLYRLGRGDYFYTIAEMTGLGVSTVCTIVREVSQAIIDCMWEESISKHMPRSEAEFKKKIIDMDEIWQFPYCWAGIDGCHIPMKCRPGGLQSSKEYHDFENFYSIVLMAMVDSQYRFVWASCGLPGNSHDAIIFKSTDLWARIKEGRCIPNIGQSVDGVTVPSLIVGDSAFPLCTWLMKPYTNAVLAPQQRNLNYRLSRARMVTEGAYGQLKWRWRVLLRKCERARDQVRTTVLACLILHNVCIDRGDAISKKLDLTLDPNTQARRPREEVRKLLQVTTCSTVKDTSSEAQKVRNALCKKLWLEKNTGKVS; from the coding sequence atggcggatgATGAGTCGAGGATACGGCTGTCTCGATCATTTTACATATCTATGCTTAGCAGAATCAGAAGGCGCCGTCGTTTGTTACAAACGACCGTCATGAACCTGGTCTCAAGACGGAGGCACATTTTAAGCATTTGCATTCTCTTACAGGTGGCACTGATTCAACGAAACGATGTCATAGAGCCTATTCGCTCGTGTCGGCGGCTTTTAAGGAACAGTGGATGGTGGGACACTGTTTGGAAATACTACTCGGAAGCCAGATGCAAGAAAACATTCAGGGTAACTAGAGGGACATTTGTATATATTTTGAGTCGAATCAGACAACAACTGGAAAGACAAACTGTAACAGAAGATCCTATATTCCCAGAGTTAAGACTTGCTATTTGCTTATACAGGTTAGGTAGGGGTGACTACTTTTACACCATTGCAGAAATGACAGGACTCGGGGTTTCAACCGTATGCACTATTGTACGAGAGGTTTCACAAGCTATTATCGACTGTATGTGGGAAGAGAGTATTTCAAAGCACATGCCAAGATCTGAGGCAGAATTTAAGAAGAAAATAATAGACATGGACGAGATATGGCAATTCCCCTACTGCTGGGCCGGTATTGATGGTTGTCATATTCCTATGAAGTGTCGCCCCGGGGGACTACAGTCCAGTAAGGAATAtcatgattttgaaaatttctaTTCCATAGTTCTAATGGCTATGGTTGACTCTCAGTATAGATTTGTGTGGGCCAGTTGTGGCCTCCCTGGAAATTCGCATGACGCCATAATATTTAAGTCCACTGACCTGTGGGCACGTATTAAAGAAGGTCGTTGCATACCAAACATTGGACAATCCGTGGATGGTGTGACGGTGCCATCCCTGATAGTTGGGGACTCTGCCTTTCCTTTGTGCACTTGGCTCATGAAGCCCTATACGAATGCCGTGCTCGCTCCACAACAGAGAAACTTGAATTATAGATTGAGCCGAGCACGCATGGTAACTGAAGGCGCTTACGGGCAACTGAAATGGAGGTGGAGGGTATTGTTGAGAAAGTGTGAGCGTGCAAGAGATCAGGTGCGCACAACAGTTCTAGCATGCTTAATTCTTCACAATGTGTGCATTGACCGAGGGGACGCTATATCGAAAAAGCTTGATTTGACACTTGATCCAAACACTCAAGCAAGAAGACCTCGAGAGGAAGTAAGAAAGTTGCTCCAAGTGACTACCTGTTCAACTGTAAAAGATACTTCCAGTGAAGCACAAAAAGTGAGGAATGCCTTATGCAAGAAACTTTGGCTGGAGAAGAATACTGGAAAAGTCTCTTAA
- the LOC138026830 gene encoding uncharacterized protein has product MDKSEYLRLLSEASINDASKFRPVPLERPPSRGRPPTYYHPLLKKEKDLDSTVRRILPKPIAETVCPTGSRLAHLYGLPKTHKENLAMRPILSAKQTYNYALAKWLDTKLKPLSLNRYTVSDIFEFTNEIQNMEIANGDILVSYDVSSLFTNVPLDETIEILANRAFTNNWFNVTYDLNLTKMDLVDLLRVATKEQLFQFNGALYEQTDGVAMGSPLGPLLANVFMTSIEENLERQGKLPSFYRRYVDDTLTIMPNMAAASSFLDTLNLAHSSVKFTMETESNGMLPFLGTQLLNRSPRIETKVYVKPTNSGLLLHFQSNVDNRYKNGLLRTMLDRAHRLSSSWSHFSDECDRLKSVFSRLKYPKQLVNSTIKRFVDSKVCDQPRPLSTAQETDNMVRVVLSFKDQNSAEFVKKQLKDLSLKVNKTIQPVFTSRKIEQELKVKEAKPPIINQQCVVYKFQCDLCDEGYVGYTRGHLHNRVKGHKQQSSAIARHYKNAHGSIPRDLLKRFEVLKKCKNKFDCLVFEMLFIRTLKPSLNVQSDSIRAKVFL; this is encoded by the coding sequence ATGGACAAGTCCGAATATTTACGCCTATTATCTGAAGCTTCCATCAATGACGCAAGTAAATTTCGGCCTGTTCCCCTGGAAAGGCCTCCAAGTAGAGGTAGACCACCAACTTATTACCACCCTCTtctaaagaaagagaaagatttaGACTCTACTGTCCGTCGAATTCTGCCCAAGCCCATTGCGGAGACTGTGTGCCCTACAGGCTCCAGATTAGCCCATTTATATGGCTTACCAAAGACACACAAGGAGAACTTAGCGATGCGCCCTATTCTATCAGCAAAGCAAACATACAACTACGCGCTGGCTAAATGGCTTGACACTAAACTTAAGCCGTTGTCTTTGAATCGGTACACAGTATCTGACATATTTGAATTTACGAACGAAATTCAAAACATGGAAATAGCAAACGGTGACATTCTGGTTTCGTATGATGTGTCTTCCCTGTTCACAAACGTACCCTTGGATGAAACGATAGAGATACTCGCGAACAGAGCTTTCACCAACAATTGGTTTAACGTAACGTACGACTTGAATTTGACGAAAATGGACCTTGTTGACCTTCTCAGAGTAGCTACAAAAGAACAACTTTTCCAATTCAATGGAGCCTTGTATGAACAGACTGATGGTGTGGCCATGGGTTCTCCCCTTGGCCCCTTGCTCGCTAATGTTTTCATGACCTCAATCGAAGAAAACCTCGAACGACAAGGAAAACTCCCTTCGTTCTATCGAAGATATGTAGACGACACCCTGACCATCATGCCGAATATGGCGGCAGCATCTAGCTTTCTAGACacattaaaccttgcacattcaTCCGTAAAATTCACCATGGAAACTGAAAGCAATGGTATGTTGCCATTTCTGGGAACTCAGTTACTGAATCGATCTCCCCGGATAGAGACAAAGGTCTACGTAAAACCCACGAATTCAGGTCtccttctgcattttcagagCAATGTTGACAATCGGTACAAGAATGGCTTGCTGAGAACTATGCTCGATCGAGCACACCGTTTATCTTCTTCTTGGTCACACTTCTCAGACGAATGTGACCGTTTGAAGTCAGTTTTCTCACGCCTAAAGTACCCGAAACAACTCGTAAATTCCACTATCAAACGCTTTGTTGACTCAAAGGTCTGCGACCAAccgcgacctttatcaacagccCAAGAGACGGATAACATGGTTCGAGTAGTCTtgtcatttaaagaccaaaactcagcagaatttgtaaaaaaacaacttaaggatttgagcctgaaagtaaacaaaaccatccagcctgtatttaccagcagaaaaattgaacaggaactgaaagtgaaagaggcaaagccgccgatcataaatcagcagtgtgttgtatataaatttcaatgtgacctttgtgatgaaggttatgtaggctacacacgcggacatttacacaatcgtgtaaagggacataagcaacagtcctcggctattgccagacactataagaacgcacacgggtcgatccctcgggacctgcttaaacgctttgaggtgctcaaaaaatgtaaaaacaaatttgattgcttagtgtttgaaatgttatttataagaacacttaagcctagcctcaatgtgcaatcggattccattcgtgctaaagtattcttatag